One genomic segment of Salvelinus fontinalis isolate EN_2023a unplaced genomic scaffold, ASM2944872v1 scaffold_0043, whole genome shotgun sequence includes these proteins:
- the LOC129842483 gene encoding P2Y purinoceptor 1-like, with amino-acid sequence MKMSEDHDAHVLNMTTCAQINHSFTHRFLPAVFVLVFVVGTFANFCGLKTVFTSWKKIGSINIFILNLGIADLLYLFTLPFLVVYYALNSKWIFGQTFCKITRFCFNLNLYGSIGFLTCISIYRYLGIVHPMKVMGRINTRHSVAISFLVWILVFIQILPDMFFDKTAPNSSDACYDSTADHLIKDYLPYSIGWTVTGFVIPLLVILACYGHIVVVLATKANVNTLLKQRCLKLVIILTVLFSICFIPYHVLRNLNLKIRILKMEGTCKASFDDIYVAHQISRGLACLNSAINPLIYLIGNDDFLMRFHIVSKRARMSLVHWTGAVIYRKADPPTEEFQPANFDQLVI; translated from the coding sequence ATGAAAATGTCAGAGGACCACGACGCGCACGTTCTCAACATGACCACATGTGCACAAATTAATCATTCTTTTACGCACAGATTTTTACCAGCTGTGTTCGTGCTGGTGTTTGTCGTCGGAACATTTGCCAACTTCTGTGGGTTAAAAACTGTTTTTACAAGCTGGAAGAAAATTGGAAGTATTAACATATTTATTCTCAACCTTGGAATAGCGGACTTGCTATACCTATTTACATTACCATTTTTGGTTGTCTATTATGCGCTAAACAGTAAATGGATATTTGGACAAACATTCTGCAAGATCACCAGATTCTGTTTCAATTTGAATCTCTACGGCAGTATCGGGTTCCTGACATGCATCAGTATTTATCGATACCTTGGTATTGTGCACCCAATGAAGGTGATGGGAAGAATCAACACTCGCCACTCTGTGGCAATAAGTTTTCTTGTCTGGATTTTGGTTTTTATTCAGATACTTCCCGATATGTTCTTTGACAAGACAGCGCCAAATTCCTCAGATGCGTGCTATGACTCAACAGCCGACCACCTTATCAAGGATTACCTGCCGTATAGCATTGGCTGGACCGTTACCGGATTCGTTATACCATTGCTCGTCATTCTTGCTTGCTATGGACATATAGTAGTGGTCCTTGCCACCAAAGCCAACGTCAATACTTTATTGAAACAGAGGTGTCTAAAACTAGTTATCATCTTGACTGTGTTATTCTCAATTTGCTTTATCCCTTACCATGTTTTGAGAAATCTCAATTTGAAGATAAGGATTTTGAAAATGGAAGGCACCTGCAAGGCAAGCTTCGATGACATCTATGTTGCTCATCAAATCAGCCGCGGCCTAGCTTGCCTGAATAGCGCAATCAACCCGTTGATTTACTTGATTGGAAATGATGATTTCCTCATGCGCTTTCATATTGTCAGCAAACGAGCCAGGATGTCTCTTGTTCATTGGACTGGTGCTGTAATCTACCGCAAGGCAGATCCACCAACAGAAGAATTTCAACCAGCAAACTTTGACCAACTAGTTATTTAA
- the LOC129842487 gene encoding CCN family member 5-like: MDRRDATLLGSLLLCIITQVCCQLCGGPCHNCPWPAPRCPLGVPTVLDGCRCCQVCARQEGEDCTERFVCDSQQGLQCDYSASYPGGPGECVSQNMLGCELNGMQFEEGQTFQPSCAQLCHCLGGGVTCVPLCSDDLQVPAAANCPNPQLVRQPGRCCREWVCESLDNNIYTDTMAAVERPPERERVRQGFRGDGGGAQSPGQGLNSNCIEQSTDWSPCSSSCGPGVSTRSSNKNWACRPQTQTRLCQVRPCQATAVPRSRPHVGTGACDSSFRSPVPIHLEHQGCLSTWAYRFRFCGLQCLEGRCCSPYRTRTISMAFRCPQGRMIHQQVMMIESCSCQHYNCPQSPITAYRRAIPWL, encoded by the exons GTGTGCTGCCAGCTATGCGGGGGCCCGTGTCACAACTGCCCTTGGCCCGCACCACGCTGCCCTCTGGGGGTGCCCACAGTGCTGGATGGGTGCCGCTGCTGCCAGGTGTGCGCCAGACAGGAGGGCGAAGACTGCACGGAGAGGTTTGTGTGTGACAGCCAGCAGGGCCTGCAGTGTGACTACAGCGCCAGCTACCCCGGTGGTCCTGGAGAGTGTGTCA GCCAGAACATGCTGGGATGTGAACTGAACGGCATGCAATTCGAGGAGGGCCAGACATTCCAGCCGTCGTGTGCACAGCtgtgccactgcctgggtggcgGGGTGACCTGTGTGCCACTGTGCAGCGATGACTTACAGGTTCCTGCCGCAGCCAACTGCCCCAACCCTCAGCTAGTGCGCCAGCCTGGGAGGTGCTGCAGGGAGTGGGTCTGTGAAAGCCTGGACAACAACATTTACACAGACACTATGGCTGCAG TGGAGAGAccaccagagagggagagggtgcgTCAGGGCTTtcgtggtgatggtggtggggcTCAGTCTCCGGGCCAGGGCCTGAACTCCAACTGCATTGAGCAGAGCACAGACTGGAGCCCCTGCTCCAGCAGCTGTGGTCCAGGTGTCTCCACCCGCAGCTCAAACAAGAACTGGGCCTGCCGCCCGCAGACCCAAACCAGACTGTGCCAAGTCAGGCCATGCCAGGCCACTGCTGTGCCTCGCAGCAGGCCGCATGTG GGAACGGGTGCCTGCGATAGTAGCTTCAGGTCTCCCGTGCCCATTCATCTGGAGCACCAGGGCTGTTTGAGCACGTGGGCCTACAGGTTCCGGTTCTGTGGCCTGCAGTGTCTGGAAGGCCGCTGCTGCAGCCCCTACCGCACCAGGACCATCAGCATGGCCTTCCGCTGCCCCCAGGGCAGGATGATCCACCAGCAGGTGATGATGATTGAGTCCTGCTCCTGCCAACACTACAATTGTCCCCAGTCCCCAATCACAGCCTACAGGAGAGCCATTCCCTGGCTTTAG